A genomic window from Gemmatimonadaceae bacterium includes:
- a CDS encoding efflux RND transporter periplasmic adaptor subunit encodes MRRLSLILLAAAALGACDKLKSSDAATDAAAEDGSTASDSAGSSGGSTVSLPVVATEVTDGDLVLSINTTGQVRSESEGRIRTEVAGTVARVLVRPGDRVRRGQPIVELDARPFEIDLAEAEVALREATQRYEDLYRPDSAATGVMPSQVRLDAFVIRSGLAAARVRLDRAKLARERSTIYAPFNGTVDRISTVVGDRVNAGQDLAALVDLESLRIEAAVLEHDLPLIRVGGEAVITSAAVPGQAIPGRVSAILPMVDSTTRAGRAFVRASGGSALRPGMYADVRLEAQRLSNRRLVPARAIIERDGRPLVFVVRGGRAQWTYVLPGRSNGQVTEILPDSSSGIIPVNPGDQVIIEGHLTLTHDAPVRAVAPRERNP; translated from the coding sequence ATGCGCCGTCTCTCATTGATCCTCCTCGCCGCGGCCGCCCTTGGGGCCTGCGACAAGCTCAAGTCCAGCGATGCCGCCACGGACGCCGCCGCCGAAGACGGTTCGACCGCCTCGGATTCCGCCGGTTCGTCGGGCGGTAGCACGGTCTCGCTGCCCGTCGTGGCCACGGAAGTCACCGACGGCGACCTCGTGCTCTCCATCAATACCACGGGGCAGGTGCGCTCCGAGAGCGAGGGCCGCATCCGCACGGAAGTCGCGGGGACGGTGGCTCGCGTGCTGGTGCGCCCGGGCGACCGCGTGCGCCGCGGCCAGCCGATTGTCGAACTCGATGCGCGACCGTTCGAGATCGACCTCGCCGAAGCGGAAGTTGCGCTCAGGGAGGCCACGCAGCGGTATGAAGACCTCTACCGGCCTGATTCAGCCGCGACGGGCGTGATGCCCTCGCAGGTGCGCCTCGATGCCTTCGTGATCCGCTCCGGCCTGGCCGCGGCGCGGGTGCGCCTCGACCGCGCCAAGCTCGCCCGCGAGCGCTCCACTATCTACGCGCCGTTCAACGGCACGGTGGACCGCATCAGCACCGTCGTGGGCGACCGCGTCAATGCCGGCCAGGACCTTGCCGCGCTGGTGGACCTTGAGAGCCTGCGCATCGAGGCCGCCGTGCTCGAGCACGACCTGCCGCTGATCCGCGTCGGCGGCGAGGCGGTGATCACGAGCGCCGCCGTGCCGGGCCAGGCCATTCCCGGCCGCGTCTCGGCGATCCTGCCGATGGTGGACAGCACCACGCGCGCAGGCCGCGCCTTCGTGCGCGCGTCCGGCGGCTCGGCCCTGCGGCCCGGGATGTACGCCGACGTGCGGCTCGAGGCGCAGCGCCTGAGCAATCGCCGCTTGGTGCCGGCGCGCGCCATCATCGAACGCGACGGGCGCCCGCTGGTGTTCGTGGTGCGGGGCGGCCGCGCGCAGTGGACCTACGTGCTGCCTGGGCGAAGCAACGGGCAGGTGACGGAGATCCTGCCGGACTCGAGCAGCGGCATCATCCCCGTGAACCCCGGCGACCAAGTGATCATCGAAGGGCACCTGACGCTGACGCACGATGCGCCCGTCCGTGCGGTAGCGCCGCGCGAGCGGAACCCCTAA
- a CDS encoding ABC transporter permease, whose amino-acid sequence MRFIEILRVALSSLRATKARAFLTALGIVIGVGAVITMIALGSGAQAAVEAQLDAMGTDRLTIQPGQSYTNGVASAERARLTVADADALRGAPLLAAVAPILTGRAQVQIGDKNGNIDVIATLPELEQIDRYTLAAGRFLSAGDHAQRRQVAVLGSEILAELRVEDVEAVDLVGQQIQVRGINFEVIGVLDPSAQGGRDDPNESVFIPLSTGQFRIFGTERIARINVKLVDAERMMSGVLDIEAALRSAHRLRPEQSNDFRIQDNSQFLAARAEASATLTWLLAGIAAVSLLVGGIGIMNIMLVSVTERTKEIGVRKALGATKRNVLAQFLLEAMVLCLIGGVVGVAAGYGAAMLLGRLNGWPMEVTPGSVLLAVGFSAAIGITFGVLPARRAAALDPIEALRYE is encoded by the coding sequence GTGCGGTTCATTGAGATCCTCCGGGTGGCGCTTTCGTCGTTGCGGGCGACGAAGGCGCGCGCCTTCCTGACGGCACTGGGCATCGTGATCGGTGTGGGCGCCGTGATCACGATGATTGCGCTGGGCTCGGGTGCGCAGGCCGCGGTTGAGGCGCAGCTCGACGCGATGGGCACCGACCGGTTGACGATCCAGCCGGGGCAGTCGTACACGAACGGTGTGGCGAGCGCAGAGCGCGCGCGCCTGACCGTGGCCGATGCGGACGCGTTGCGCGGTGCGCCCTTGCTGGCGGCGGTGGCGCCGATCCTGACCGGCCGGGCGCAGGTGCAGATCGGCGACAAGAACGGCAACATCGACGTGATCGCGACGCTGCCGGAGCTGGAACAGATCGATCGCTATACGTTGGCGGCCGGGCGGTTCCTCTCGGCCGGGGACCACGCGCAGCGACGGCAAGTCGCGGTCCTCGGCAGCGAGATCCTCGCGGAGCTGCGGGTGGAGGACGTCGAGGCGGTGGACCTCGTCGGCCAGCAGATCCAGGTGCGCGGCATCAACTTCGAAGTGATAGGCGTCCTCGACCCCTCGGCCCAAGGCGGACGCGACGACCCGAACGAATCGGTGTTCATTCCGCTGAGCACCGGCCAGTTCCGCATCTTCGGGACGGAGCGTATCGCGCGCATCAATGTAAAGCTCGTCGATGCCGAGCGGATGATGTCGGGCGTGCTCGACATCGAGGCGGCACTGCGCAGCGCGCACCGCCTGCGGCCCGAGCAGAGCAACGACTTCCGCATCCAGGACAATTCGCAGTTCCTGGCGGCGCGCGCCGAGGCGAGCGCCACGCTGACCTGGTTGCTCGCCGGCATCGCCGCCGTGTCGTTGCTCGTCGGCGGCATCGGGATAATGAACATTATGCTGGTGTCGGTCACGGAGCGCACCAAGGAAATCGGCGTGCGGAAGGCGCTGGGCGCGACGAAGCGCAACGTGCTCGCGCAGTTCCTGCTCGAAGCGATGGTGCTCTGCCTGATCGGCGGCGTGGTCGGCGTCGCGGCGGGGTACGGCGCGGCGATGCTGCTCGGGCGGCTCAACGGATGGCCGATGGAAGTGACGCCGGGGTCCGTGCTGCTGGCGGTGGGGTTCAGCGCGGCCATCGGGATTACGTTCGGGGTCCTCCCGGCGCGTCGCGCGGCCGCCTTGGACCCGATTGAGGCCCTGCGGTACGAGTGA